A single genomic interval of Stieleria maiorica harbors:
- a CDS encoding phosphatidylglycerophosphatase and protein-tyrosine phosphatase 1 family protein yields MLARLYARIVFWPTLAWNFLLGRVLHLRHWWDRIDSHVIVGAYPFAGDVASLRGEGVRAVVNTCEEYKGPMLQYEQHGIEQLHIPTTDFTHPQLRDVEAAVEFIQKYKLQNDSVYIHCKAGRARSATIAMCWLIKYGGMTAEQAQTHLLDARPHINPKLASRPVVQQFQAALKAAESEAGLFPAIEEPLAASSPPDTERPDILL; encoded by the coding sequence TTGCTCGCTCGACTTTACGCCCGCATCGTTTTCTGGCCGACGCTCGCCTGGAACTTTCTTCTGGGCCGCGTGTTGCATCTTCGCCACTGGTGGGACCGCATCGACAGCCACGTGATCGTCGGTGCGTATCCCTTTGCCGGTGACGTCGCATCGCTGCGTGGTGAAGGCGTGCGTGCGGTGGTCAACACCTGCGAAGAGTACAAAGGCCCGATGCTGCAGTACGAACAACACGGCATCGAGCAACTGCACATCCCGACGACCGATTTCACGCACCCGCAATTGCGCGATGTGGAAGCCGCCGTCGAGTTCATACAAAAGTACAAACTGCAAAACGACAGTGTTTACATTCACTGTAAAGCAGGCCGTGCCCGCAGCGCGACGATCGCGATGTGCTGGTTGATCAAGTACGGCGGCATGACGGCCGAGCAGGCGCAGACTCACCTGCTGGACGCTCGCCCGCACATCAATCCGAAACTGGCAAGCCGCCCGGTCGTCCAACAATTCCAGGCGGCACTCAAAGCGGCAGAAAGCGAAGCAGGCCTTTTCCCGGCGATTGAAGAACCCTTGGCGGCAAGCAGCCCCCCGGACACCGAGCGACCCGATATCTTGTTGTAA
- the dprA gene encoding DNA-processing protein DprA, which produces MDGPELTSTENPGIDADTISTLRLAMLPGIGPRTLTALIDALGSPQQVLDADPGRLAVVPGVGPKLIHTIRTASHHVDTDSIVQWCRDHDCDLLRKGHRGYPRPLEDLHDAPPILFARGRLTDADELAVAIVGTRHATAYGTRQADRLAYGLAKAGVTVVSGMARGIDAAAHEGALSAGGRTIAVLGGGLGKIYPPEHVGLADAIAADGAVISEYAPDAKPRGGMFPQRNRIIAALSLATLVIEAPDRSGSLITARLAGELGRDVLALPGAVTSRASRGANQLIRDGATLVQTVDDVLESLGPMARSVQTDDGHEVRNPAELKLNELERTVLESVDASPTLIDQVIARSGLPAHQVMATISVLEIRHLIRRQSGQYVIRI; this is translated from the coding sequence ATGGACGGACCCGAACTCACATCGACAGAGAATCCGGGGATCGATGCGGACACGATCAGCACCCTTCGGCTGGCGATGCTGCCGGGCATCGGACCGCGAACCCTGACCGCGCTGATCGACGCACTCGGTTCGCCACAACAGGTGTTGGACGCCGATCCAGGACGACTGGCCGTCGTCCCAGGCGTGGGGCCGAAACTGATCCACACGATTCGCACGGCGTCGCACCACGTGGACACCGACTCGATCGTCCAGTGGTGTCGCGACCACGACTGTGATTTGCTTCGCAAAGGCCACCGCGGCTACCCACGACCGCTGGAAGACCTGCACGACGCTCCGCCGATCTTGTTCGCCCGCGGCCGGCTGACTGATGCAGACGAGTTGGCCGTTGCGATTGTCGGCACCCGACACGCGACGGCCTACGGGACCCGCCAAGCGGATCGTCTCGCATACGGATTGGCCAAAGCCGGCGTGACGGTGGTCAGCGGGATGGCGCGTGGGATCGACGCGGCGGCACACGAGGGGGCCTTGTCTGCCGGCGGGCGAACGATCGCCGTGTTGGGCGGGGGACTGGGAAAAATCTATCCGCCCGAGCATGTCGGCTTGGCCGACGCGATCGCCGCCGACGGCGCGGTGATCAGCGAATATGCCCCCGACGCCAAACCGCGCGGCGGCATGTTCCCCCAACGCAACCGAATCATCGCCGCGCTCTCGCTGGCAACCCTGGTGATCGAAGCCCCTGACCGCAGCGGCTCGTTAATCACCGCCCGGCTGGCCGGCGAACTCGGCCGCGACGTCCTGGCGCTTCCCGGTGCGGTGACCAGTCGGGCCTCCCGAGGGGCAAACCAACTGATCCGCGACGGCGCGACGCTGGTCCAGACCGTCGACGACGTCCTGGAATCGCTGGGGCCGATGGCTCGCAGCGTGCAAACCGACGACGGTCACGAAGTGCGGAATCCGGCCGAACTGAAACTCAACGAACTCGAACGCACCGTGCTGGAATCGGTCGACGCCTCCCCCACGTTGATCGATCAGGTGATCGCCCGCAGCGGATTGCCGGCCCACCAGGTCATGGCGACCATCAGCGTGCTGGAGATCCGACACCTGATCCGCCGCCAAAGCGGCCAATACGTCATCCGGATTTAA
- a CDS encoding outer membrane protein assembly factor BamB family protein — MTDQTRHQRGWIFRRPLVPAVVLTGSLVVASAAGAAEWRRFLGPQGNSISPDSTQVPETWSDNENVKWKADLPGQGVSSPIVVAGKVFVTSYSGYGTGGEDEKIEDLKRHLSCYDAVTGDLLWSKTIDAVQPEDPYSGMGVPAHGYASHTPTSDGKHVFAFFGKSGVIAFDLEGNEIWRNSVGTGSGQQRWGSASSPIVYQSDAQTLVIVNASDESESLFAFDAATGKEVWNTPAGDLASTWSTPNLVKAADRTDLVITVPGEVWGLNPETGKLRWYSRGTTDNTASASPIVIDDVVVAVGGRSGEAVAVKAGGKGDVNESHVVWDANIPCRFATPIHHDGHLYVFNSGVLSCYDAKTGERVNQKRLAASRGGGGNRGGGGRPGGGFGGPGGDRDRSDDRDRGGDGERDGGRGRGGFGGPGGGPGGGFGGRPGGGGGRGGFGDRRNQEYATPVLADGKIYVVAPGGEVYVVGATPEMELRQTNTLTDDSGFSGSPAVSDGRLYLRSGSALYCIAE, encoded by the coding sequence CAAACTCGCCACCAACGTGGGTGGATCTTTCGGCGCCCCTTGGTCCCCGCCGTCGTTCTAACAGGAAGTCTGGTCGTCGCGTCGGCAGCCGGCGCGGCGGAATGGCGACGATTCCTGGGCCCCCAAGGCAATTCGATCAGTCCCGATTCGACACAAGTCCCCGAAACCTGGAGCGACAACGAAAACGTCAAATGGAAAGCCGACCTGCCCGGCCAAGGGGTTTCCAGCCCGATCGTCGTCGCCGGAAAGGTCTTTGTGACCAGCTACTCGGGCTACGGCACCGGCGGTGAAGACGAAAAGATCGAGGATCTGAAACGTCACCTGTCCTGTTACGACGCGGTGACCGGCGACCTGCTGTGGAGCAAGACGATCGATGCCGTCCAACCCGAAGATCCCTACAGCGGGATGGGAGTCCCCGCCCACGGCTACGCCAGCCATACGCCGACCAGCGACGGTAAACACGTGTTCGCCTTCTTCGGCAAAAGCGGCGTGATCGCGTTTGATTTGGAGGGCAACGAAATCTGGCGAAACAGCGTCGGCACCGGCAGCGGCCAGCAACGCTGGGGTTCGGCGTCCAGCCCGATCGTTTATCAATCGGACGCGCAGACCCTGGTGATCGTCAATGCGTCGGACGAAAGCGAATCCCTGTTCGCCTTTGACGCGGCCACTGGAAAAGAAGTGTGGAACACGCCCGCTGGCGATTTGGCCAGCACGTGGAGCACGCCGAATCTGGTCAAAGCCGCGGACCGCACCGATTTGGTGATCACCGTCCCGGGCGAAGTCTGGGGGCTGAACCCCGAAACCGGAAAATTGCGTTGGTATTCACGGGGCACCACCGACAACACCGCCTCGGCCAGCCCGATCGTGATCGACGACGTCGTGGTTGCAGTGGGTGGTCGCAGCGGTGAAGCAGTAGCGGTTAAGGCGGGGGGCAAGGGTGACGTCAATGAATCGCACGTGGTCTGGGATGCCAATATCCCGTGTCGATTCGCGACCCCGATCCACCACGATGGCCACCTGTACGTCTTCAATAGCGGTGTACTGAGCTGCTATGACGCGAAAACCGGCGAGCGGGTCAACCAAAAACGGCTGGCCGCCAGTCGTGGTGGCGGCGGGAACCGCGGCGGCGGAGGTCGCCCCGGCGGCGGTTTCGGCGGCCCCGGCGGTGACCGTGATCGGAGCGATGACCGTGATCGGGGCGGTGATGGGGAGCGAGATGGAGGCCGCGGGCGGGGCGGCTTTGGCGGTCCCGGAGGTGGTCCCGGCGGCGGATTCGGCGGTCGTCCTGGAGGCGGCGGGGGTCGCGGCGGGTTCGGTGATCGACGCAACCAAGAATACGCGACGCCCGTGCTGGCCGACGGCAAGATCTACGTCGTTGCACCCGGCGGCGAAGTCTATGTCGTTGGCGCGACGCCCGAAATGGAACTGCGACAAACCAACACGCTGACCGATGATTCGGGCTTTTCCGGATCACCGGCGGTCAGCGACGGCAGACTTTATCTCCGCAGCGGATCGGCACTGTATTGCATCGCCGAGTAG